In Amycolatopsis jiangsuensis, the following proteins share a genomic window:
- a CDS encoding recombinase family protein: MPETGELEKIDTQWADNRTVITRVGACLGVELKDGLSAWKRGVRRPGWERLLERVESGESDGIVVWHTDRLFRQPRDLETLIELGERGFKVYSAHGERDLADPDDRFILRIEVAHAARSSDDTSRRLKRRFATYREQGKDTGGQRRFGFPGRDTRWVPGPDETNADRPQVAGEQVERERAAIRDGAELLLSEDGSAQKVADLWNGRGLRSVNGLEFTADTATAIMKRQALGGFIVHHGAVAGRLPGVPVLDQRTFERVQALYAGRKRGRVAGKAHVGTGILRCAVCGRKLSARNNKEATYPEDGQWRYQYFCPKQRRGCGTVFIDGRAVDRELLAFTVARLLDEQHAREVSALQSRTSDRLGEVRAEITQIEGLQQALSERLGARRISLDAFDVANEPLATDLARLSAERFALTAQGPAGPTEAASAQTLADEWETGDIAERRAMLTRALGRDRMMVSPADRTGKRSFDRNRLRPLPPPEVP; the protein is encoded by the coding sequence GTGCCGGAGACGGGTGAGCTGGAGAAGATCGACACTCAGTGGGCGGACAACCGCACGGTGATCACGCGGGTGGGGGCCTGTCTGGGTGTGGAGTTGAAGGACGGGCTGTCCGCGTGGAAGCGGGGGGTTCGGCGGCCGGGGTGGGAGCGGCTGTTGGAGCGGGTGGAGTCGGGTGAGTCGGACGGGATTGTGGTCTGGCATACCGACCGCCTGTTCCGGCAGCCGCGCGACCTGGAAACGTTGATCGAGTTGGGTGAGCGCGGGTTCAAGGTGTATTCCGCGCATGGTGAGCGGGACTTGGCCGACCCGGACGACCGGTTCATTCTGCGGATCGAGGTCGCGCACGCGGCCCGCTCCTCGGATGACACCTCACGGCGGCTCAAGCGACGGTTCGCGACGTATCGAGAGCAAGGTAAGGACACCGGTGGTCAGCGTCGGTTCGGGTTCCCGGGCCGTGACACGCGGTGGGTGCCGGGGCCAGACGAGACGAATGCGGATCGGCCCCAGGTGGCGGGTGAGCAGGTCGAGCGGGAACGCGCTGCGATTCGGGACGGGGCGGAGTTGCTGTTGTCCGAGGATGGGTCGGCGCAGAAGGTGGCCGATCTGTGGAACGGGCGCGGTTTGCGGTCGGTGAACGGCCTGGAATTCACTGCGGACACTGCCACGGCGATCATGAAACGGCAGGCGCTGGGCGGGTTCATCGTCCATCACGGTGCGGTTGCGGGCCGGTTGCCGGGCGTACCGGTGTTGGACCAGCGGACGTTCGAGCGGGTGCAGGCGCTGTATGCGGGCCGTAAGCGGGGACGGGTCGCGGGCAAGGCGCATGTGGGGACCGGGATTCTGCGGTGCGCGGTGTGCGGCCGGAAGTTGAGCGCCCGCAACAATAAGGAAGCGACCTACCCCGAGGATGGGCAGTGGCGCTACCAGTACTTCTGCCCCAAGCAGCGGCGGGGGTGCGGCACGGTGTTCATCGACGGACGCGCCGTCGATCGGGAGTTGCTGGCGTTCACCGTGGCGCGTCTCTTGGACGAGCAGCACGCACGCGAGGTGTCGGCATTGCAGTCGCGGACCAGCGACCGGCTGGGTGAGGTGCGGGCGGAGATTACGCAGATTGAGGGGTTACAGCAGGCGCTGTCGGAGCGGTTGGGGGCGCGCCGTATCTCGCTGGACGCGTTCGACGTCGCGAACGAACCGTTGGCGACTGATCTGGCGCGGTTGAGTGCGGAGCGGTTTGCCTTGACTGCGCAAGGCCCGGCGGGGCCGACTGAGGCTGCGTCGGCTCAGACGCTGGCCGATGAGTGGGAGACCGGCGATATCGCCGAGCGGCGGGCGATGCTCACGCGTGCGTTGGGGCGGGACCGGATGATGGTGTCTCCGGCTGACCGCACCGGGAAACGGTCGTTCGACAGGAACCGCCTCCGGCCGCTGCCTCCGCCAGAGGTGCCCTGA
- a CDS encoding LacI family DNA-binding transcriptional regulator yields the protein MAGTGERSSIQSVADAAGVSPTTVSHALSGKRAVSPRTRERIFAAIEAQNYRPNMVAKGLRSRRTQSVALLLVDIANPYYPAVARAIHDVLAAEGYVSFIGNTDGDADTERKLLEEMVARGVDGVVMQPVALSAAEVREIAGPETALVITTTEAGEMPADAVLTDDVRGLTEAVTHLADQGVHELGFIGGFPGASAGPLRVDTFEAAIGGASVPEGWIEHATFTREGGEAAAARLLALPHRPRAILCANDLIAIGAVEATRAAGLRVPEDVAIVGFDDIDTASLVSPALTTVVNPAAAVGDACARTILWRVEHGPGAPYRKTVLPTHLVVRQSA from the coding sequence ATGGCGGGCACCGGGGAGCGGTCGAGCATCCAGAGCGTCGCCGACGCCGCCGGGGTCAGTCCGACCACCGTGTCGCACGCGCTCAGCGGCAAACGCGCCGTCTCGCCCCGGACGCGGGAGCGGATCTTCGCGGCCATCGAGGCGCAGAACTACCGTCCCAACATGGTCGCCAAGGGCCTGCGCAGCCGGCGGACCCAGTCGGTCGCGCTGCTGCTCGTCGACATCGCGAACCCGTACTACCCGGCGGTCGCGCGGGCGATCCACGACGTGCTGGCGGCCGAGGGGTACGTCTCCTTCATCGGCAACACCGACGGCGACGCCGACACCGAACGCAAGCTCCTCGAAGAAATGGTGGCGCGCGGGGTGGACGGCGTGGTGATGCAGCCGGTCGCGTTGTCCGCCGCGGAGGTGCGGGAGATCGCCGGCCCGGAGACCGCGCTGGTGATCACCACGACCGAGGCGGGCGAGATGCCCGCCGACGCGGTGCTGACCGACGACGTCCGCGGGCTCACCGAAGCGGTCACGCACCTCGCGGACCAAGGCGTGCACGAACTCGGCTTCATCGGCGGGTTCCCGGGGGCCTCGGCGGGACCGCTGCGGGTCGACACGTTCGAGGCGGCCATCGGCGGCGCCTCGGTGCCGGAGGGGTGGATCGAGCATGCGACGTTCACCCGCGAAGGCGGCGAAGCCGCGGCCGCCCGGCTGCTGGCGCTCCCCCACCGCCCGCGCGCCATCCTGTGCGCCAACGATTTGATCGCGATCGGCGCGGTGGAGGCCACGCGGGCAGCCGGCCTGCGCGTGCCCGAGGACGTTGCGATCGTCGGGTTCGACGACATCGACACCGCGAGCCTCGTGAGCCCGGCCCTGACCACTGTCGTCAACCCCGCGGCCGCAGTCGGGGACGCCTGCGCCCGCACCATCCTGTGGCGGGTCGAGCACGGCCCCGGCGCGCCGTACCGAAAAACCGTCCTGCCCACGCACCTGGTCGTCCGGCAGTCCGCCTGA
- a CDS encoding ADP-ribosylglycohydrolase family protein, protein MTRTSSRSTVELTEAYRHSTFDALRPKDLLADEVAQRRESGYDVDDVVRAANATDPEDRAAVLALVDRMADATRSADWPYEEPETLEDIRAAAGTPRVTAPDRDRYRDQVHAAWLGRIAGCNLGKPVESGDHWTVDRIRDYLQRTDSYPLSDYFLALDPMPQGFEFRENWPETTRGRVDGSARDDDIDYAILALHLLETHGRALRPEQVGQAWTSLFPVEQVYTAERAAYLNLVNGLRVPEVARFRNPYREWIGAQIRGDVFGYVNPGDPWAAAGLAYQDATLSHTGNGIYGEMWAAALVASAFTATGAAEAIDASLTVVPQGSRLHEAISHVVRLHAEGATWEATLEEIHAAYGHYAWIHTVNNAAAVTAALLWGDGDYTSAVGKVVMSGWDTDSNGATTGSVAGILAGTAALPAHLIEPLHDRTRSALFGFDNSVISELAERTTRFAPFA, encoded by the coding sequence ATGACTCGGACCTCATCGCGTTCCACTGTGGAGCTGACGGAGGCCTACCGGCACAGCACGTTCGACGCCTTGCGCCCGAAGGATCTCCTCGCCGACGAAGTGGCACAGCGCCGCGAGAGCGGTTACGACGTCGATGACGTCGTACGCGCGGCGAACGCCACAGACCCGGAAGACCGGGCGGCGGTACTGGCGCTCGTCGACCGCATGGCCGACGCCACCCGCTCGGCGGACTGGCCATACGAGGAACCGGAGACGCTCGAAGACATCCGCGCAGCCGCCGGCACTCCGCGTGTGACCGCCCCGGATCGGGACCGCTACCGCGACCAGGTGCACGCAGCCTGGCTCGGGCGCATCGCCGGCTGCAATCTCGGCAAGCCGGTGGAATCGGGCGATCACTGGACCGTGGACCGGATCCGGGACTACCTCCAGCGCACCGATTCCTATCCGCTGAGCGACTACTTCCTCGCGCTCGACCCGATGCCCCAGGGCTTCGAATTCCGGGAGAACTGGCCGGAAACCACCCGGGGCCGGGTCGACGGTTCGGCACGCGACGACGACATCGACTACGCGATCCTCGCACTGCACCTGCTGGAAACCCACGGCCGCGCGCTGCGGCCCGAGCAGGTCGGGCAGGCGTGGACCTCGCTGTTCCCGGTGGAGCAGGTCTACACCGCCGAACGGGCGGCCTACCTCAACCTGGTCAACGGCCTGCGAGTGCCGGAGGTGGCGCGCTTCCGCAATCCGTACCGGGAGTGGATCGGCGCGCAGATCCGCGGCGACGTCTTCGGGTACGTCAACCCCGGCGATCCGTGGGCCGCGGCCGGGCTGGCCTACCAGGACGCCACGCTTTCCCACACCGGCAACGGAATCTACGGGGAGATGTGGGCCGCCGCGCTGGTCGCGAGCGCGTTCACCGCGACCGGCGCAGCCGAGGCGATCGACGCGTCGCTCACCGTCGTCCCGCAGGGTTCCCGGCTGCACGAGGCGATCAGCCACGTGGTGCGGCTGCATGCCGAGGGCGCGACATGGGAAGCCACCCTGGAGGAAATCCACGCCGCCTACGGGCACTACGCGTGGATTCACACTGTCAACAACGCCGCTGCGGTCACCGCGGCGCTGTTGTGGGGCGACGGCGACTACACCAGCGCCGTCGGCAAGGTCGTGATGAGCGGCTGGGACACCGACTCCAACGGCGCGACCACCGGTTCGGTGGCGGGCATCCTCGCGGGCACCGCCGCCCTGCCCGCGCACCTGATCGAACCGCTGCACGACCGCACCCGGTCGGCGCTGTTCGGCTTCGACAACTCGGTCATCTCGGAGCTGGCCGAACGCACCACCCGCTTCGCCCCCTTCGCCTGA
- a CDS encoding ABC transporter substrate-binding protein — protein MAGITRRRFLGAGGALGLTAALAACGSTAPGGADDVLTIWNNLDNAQQNDYFRTHFAEAYRGRYPVRFTAKSGGTIDRLIQTALAAGSGPSIIVTPGPSSFVSAYYSAGYLADLGPYEREYGWADVFAPWALAASRVGGKLVTLPTSYESMVLYTNPATVDRIGRPVPSTREEFEDFCTEAKGKGYVPVAAGNADYKGANEWFVGVALNHGAGPEAVYSALTGETKWTDPVFVEAIDRLASYFKKGWFGGDVGMYFTNSFPAIYQQLASGKAAAMISGTWEFANLTPYFGAAAGNDATWQWSTVPSLGEGVPKVVWDLAVGQSAGVNTNFRDTDAAAGYLNFLTTDRKTIVEGVERMNFEPAPIRLGAGDFSQRADPRIVDLYSRLSAAKSVGYTTWTFFPQRTETYLINYFENVITGRLSAREYCEGIASRFDTERAEGRVPTAPKPGGEL, from the coding sequence ATGGCTGGAATCACCCGTCGCCGGTTCCTCGGAGCCGGGGGCGCGCTCGGGCTCACCGCGGCACTCGCCGCGTGCGGGTCCACCGCCCCCGGCGGCGCCGACGATGTCCTCACGATCTGGAACAACCTGGACAACGCCCAGCAGAACGACTACTTCCGCACCCATTTCGCCGAGGCCTACCGCGGCCGGTACCCGGTCCGGTTCACCGCGAAGTCGGGCGGCACCATCGACCGGCTCATCCAGACCGCGCTCGCGGCCGGATCGGGCCCGTCGATCATCGTCACGCCCGGCCCGTCCAGCTTCGTGTCCGCCTACTACTCGGCCGGGTACCTGGCCGACCTCGGGCCCTACGAACGGGAATACGGCTGGGCGGACGTGTTCGCGCCATGGGCGCTCGCCGCGTCCCGCGTCGGGGGAAAGCTCGTCACCCTGCCGACCTCGTACGAGAGCATGGTGCTCTACACCAATCCGGCCACAGTGGACCGGATCGGCCGGCCAGTGCCCAGCACCCGCGAGGAGTTCGAGGACTTCTGCACCGAAGCGAAGGGCAAGGGCTACGTCCCGGTCGCCGCGGGCAACGCCGACTACAAGGGCGCCAACGAATGGTTCGTCGGAGTGGCGCTCAACCACGGCGCCGGCCCGGAGGCGGTCTACTCGGCACTGACCGGCGAGACGAAATGGACCGATCCGGTGTTCGTCGAGGCGATCGACCGGCTGGCCTCGTACTTCAAGAAGGGCTGGTTCGGCGGAGACGTCGGGATGTACTTCACGAACAGCTTCCCGGCCATTTACCAGCAGCTCGCGTCCGGCAAGGCGGCCGCGATGATCTCCGGCACCTGGGAGTTCGCGAATCTCACGCCGTACTTCGGGGCAGCGGCGGGAAACGACGCCACCTGGCAGTGGTCCACCGTGCCCTCGCTCGGCGAAGGCGTCCCGAAGGTGGTGTGGGACCTCGCGGTCGGCCAGTCCGCTGGGGTGAACACCAACTTCCGCGACACCGATGCCGCGGCCGGCTACCTGAACTTCCTCACCACGGACCGGAAGACGATCGTCGAAGGCGTCGAACGGATGAACTTCGAACCGGCCCCGATCCGGCTGGGCGCCGGCGACTTCTCCCAGCGCGCCGATCCCCGGATCGTGGACCTGTACTCCCGGCTGTCGGCGGCGAAGTCCGTCGGCTACACCACCTGGACGTTCTTCCCCCAGCGAACCGAGACCTACCTGATCAACTACTTCGAGAACGTGATCACCGGACGGCTGAGCGCGCGCGAGTACTGCGAGGGCATCGCCTCGCGCTTCGACACCGAACGGGCCGAAGGCCGGGTGCCGACCGCGCCGAAGCCCGGTGGGGAGCTCTGA
- a CDS encoding carbohydrate ABC transporter permease, whose product MTESTLVAPSQRRAAPAPRRGRLWGKLRDRRISGWLFLLPLLLFNLVVVLVPSGFSIWYSFTDWTGISGKANFIGFGNYASLVRDPEFVQGLVHNILWTLFFLIVPMVMGLFGAYALSRITRFRLLLRTLYFIPYIVASVVNSSIWRSILDPQNGLGDLLGINPLGDPDLALWTVEFVNNWAWWGFLVVVFFAAMQGVDRSLYEAATVDGAGAVRQFFSVTLPSIGPTFAFLGLMTIIWSFLAFDYVFILTQGGPAGSTDLLSTVAYRDAFTNLQGGYASAVGVVMALISGVVVTGYLIIRKVRKWET is encoded by the coding sequence ATGACCGAATCCACCCTCGTCGCCCCCTCCCAGCGCCGGGCCGCCCCGGCACCACGGCGCGGCCGCCTGTGGGGGAAGCTGCGTGACCGCCGGATCTCCGGCTGGCTGTTCCTGTTGCCGCTGCTGCTGTTCAACCTCGTCGTCGTCCTGGTGCCCAGTGGGTTCTCGATCTGGTACTCCTTCACCGACTGGACCGGCATCAGCGGCAAGGCGAACTTCATCGGCTTCGGCAACTACGCGAGCCTCGTACGGGACCCGGAGTTCGTGCAGGGACTCGTGCACAACATCCTGTGGACGCTGTTCTTCCTCATCGTCCCCATGGTGATGGGCCTGTTCGGCGCCTACGCGCTGTCCCGGATCACCCGCTTCCGGCTGCTGCTGCGCACGCTCTACTTCATCCCCTACATCGTCGCCAGCGTGGTGAACTCCTCGATCTGGCGCAGCATCCTGGACCCGCAGAACGGGCTCGGCGACCTGCTGGGCATCAACCCGCTCGGCGATCCGGACCTCGCACTGTGGACAGTGGAGTTCGTCAACAACTGGGCGTGGTGGGGCTTTCTGGTCGTGGTCTTCTTCGCGGCCATGCAGGGCGTGGACCGCAGTCTCTACGAAGCGGCCACTGTGGACGGTGCCGGTGCGGTCCGGCAGTTCTTCTCGGTCACGCTGCCCTCCATCGGCCCGACCTTCGCCTTTCTCGGGCTGATGACGATCATCTGGTCGTTTCTGGCCTTCGACTACGTCTTCATCCTCACCCAGGGCGGCCCTGCCGGTTCGACGGATCTGCTCTCCACTGTCGCCTACCGGGACGCCTTCACCAACCTCCAAGGCGGTTACGCCTCCGCAGTCGGCGTCGTGATGGCGCTCATCAGCGGCGTCGTCGTCACCGGGTACCTGATCATCCGCAAAGTGAGGAAGTGGGAAACATGA
- a CDS encoding carbohydrate ABC transporter permease, giving the protein MSTTAAPASPWLGPRGRFVLGRTTVYVVLTALAIFAVGPIVLFFFNALKTDSQYAEGALGLPKTWEWGNFTTAWTQANMGAGLVNSLVVVAGTIVLTCAVAACAAYALARIKVRGGSAFMTYLLVASALPSQLFLIPLFYLWAKAGLYDTRFGLILIYCGLFSPFATLLLRSFMLGLPRELEEAARVDGAGELRVFLRIVLPNVLPGLLTVALTTGLSAYNEFLFAVTMIQSDTAMPLSTTFFTFQQGFTQNFTLISAAGFIMIAPMLVLFLLLQRRFISGLANSGMGGM; this is encoded by the coding sequence ATGAGCACCACCGCAGCTCCCGCTTCGCCGTGGCTCGGCCCCCGCGGGCGGTTCGTCCTGGGCCGTACCACCGTGTACGTCGTGCTGACCGCGCTCGCGATCTTCGCGGTCGGGCCCATCGTGCTGTTCTTCTTCAACGCCCTCAAGACCGACAGCCAGTACGCCGAGGGCGCGCTGGGCCTGCCGAAGACGTGGGAGTGGGGCAACTTCACGACCGCATGGACGCAGGCCAACATGGGCGCCGGGCTGGTGAACTCGCTCGTCGTCGTGGCCGGCACCATCGTGCTCACCTGCGCCGTGGCCGCGTGCGCCGCCTATGCGCTGGCCCGGATCAAGGTCCGCGGCGGGTCGGCGTTCATGACCTACCTGCTCGTGGCGAGCGCCCTGCCGTCGCAGCTGTTCCTGATCCCGCTGTTCTACCTGTGGGCGAAGGCCGGGCTCTACGACACCCGGTTCGGGCTGATCCTGATCTACTGCGGGCTGTTCTCGCCGTTCGCGACGCTGCTGCTGCGGTCGTTCATGCTCGGGCTCCCGCGTGAGCTGGAGGAGGCCGCCCGGGTCGACGGGGCCGGCGAACTGCGAGTGTTCCTCCGGATCGTGCTGCCGAACGTCCTTCCCGGCCTGCTCACCGTCGCGCTGACCACCGGACTGTCGGCCTACAACGAGTTCCTGTTCGCGGTCACGATGATCCAGTCGGACACGGCGATGCCGCTGTCGACGACGTTCTTCACCTTCCAGCAGGGGTTCACGCAGAACTTCACGCTCATCAGCGCGGCCGGGTTCATCATGATCGCGCCGATGCTGGTGCTGTTCCTGCTGCTGCAGCGGCGGTTCATCAGCGGACTGGCGAATTCCGGCATGGGCGGGATGTGA